From a region of the Danaus plexippus chromosome 8, MEX_DaPlex, whole genome shotgun sequence genome:
- the LOC116776529 gene encoding probable cytochrome P450 9f2: MIIEIVVFILTSLIIYFIYIHKSIHKYFDDRGIKYLPGVPIFGNNFRSWFLKRHLLDDLDSVYKAFPEERYVGYIEGTTKIIIIRDPEITRNITVKDFQHFTDHKTFFSEETEPLFGGSLFSMKGERWHSMRTTLSPAFTSSKMRLMMPFMSEISSNIVEYLKGHVNEDVDVQDLMRRYTNDVIASAAFGLQVNSVEDRDNEFFNIGRDLFSFTFFQRFYMIFVALFPNFTKNLGITIFPKKVMHFFKGIVVNTMQHREKNNIHRPDMIQLLMEASKGTLKDESDKSQSNEASKQKPEKEWTLEEIASQVFIFFAAGYETSASTLVMCIHELALNPDVQEKLYQEIKEYKEKHGEITFEHIHNLKYLDCVLNETSRKWSAALIMDRACTIPYELPPPREGLKPVQLQPGDVVYNMVNCIHMDPIYHPSPEKFEPERFSDENKHKIKPFTYMPFGMGPRICIGIRFAQLEIKILIFELLLNFKIVKCPKTMDPVVLKPDTFNIQPKDDSIVRFVPRYDH; the protein is encoded by the exons ATGATCATCGAAATTGTTGTGTTTATACTGACttctctaataatatattttatttatatacacaaaagtattcataaatattttgatgaccgcggcataaaatatttacccgGTGTTCCTATATttggaaataattttagaagcTGGTTTCTAAAAAGGCATTTACTAGACGACCTTGATTCTGTATACAAAGCCTTCCCAGAGGAAAG ataTGTGGGCTACATCGAAGGCACGactaagataataattattagagaTCCTGAGATCACGAGAAATATCACAGTAAAGGATTTTCAACATTTCACTGACCATAAGACTTTCTTCTCGGAAGAAACTGAGCCTCTCTTTGGAGGAAGTCTTTTCAGTATGAAAG gTGAGAGATGGCACAGCATGCGAACAACCCTTAGCCCAGCGTTCACCAGCTCCAAGATGCGACTAATGATGCCGTTCATGAGCGAAATCAGTTCCAACATTGTAGAATATCTAAAAG GTCACGTAAATGAAGACGTTGATGTTCAAGACCTGATGCGACGATATACCAATGACGTCATTGCATCTGCTGCTTTTGGTCTTCAAGTAAATTCAGTCGAGGATCGAGATAATGAATTTTTCAACATCGGCAGAGATCTATTTTCCTTCACATTTTTCCaaagattttatatgatttttgtaGCTTTATTTCCGAACTTTACAAAG AATCTGGGTATCACGatatttccaaaaaaagtTATGCACTTCTTTAAAGGAATAGTTGTAAACACGATGCAacatagagaaaaaaataatattcacagaCCTGACATGATACAATTACTAATGGAAGCTTctaaag gtaCATTGAAAGATGAGAGTGATAAATCACAAAGTAACGAAGCATCCAAACAAAAACCTGAAAAAG aATGGACTTTGGAAGAGATAGCGAGCcaagttttcatattttttgccGCTGGATATGAAACCTCGGCATCAACTTTGGTCATGTGCATTCATGAATTGGCCCTGAACCCCGATGTCCAAGAGAAATTGTATCAAGAGATCAAAGAGTACAAAGAGAAACACGGAGAAATTACTTTCGAGCATATACACAATCTAAAATATCTAGATTGCGTTTTAAATG agacTTCCAGAAAATGGTCAGCAGCTTTGATTATGGATCGAGCCTGCACTATTCCTTATGAACTTCCTCCGCCCAGAGAAGGGTTAAAGCCAGTACAA CTACAACCTGGAGATGTTGTTTACAACATGGTTAATTGTATTCACATGGATCCCATCTACCATCCCAGCCCTGAAAAGTTTGAACCCGAAAGATTTTCCGATGAGAACAAGCATAAAATCAAACCATTTACATATATGCCTTTTGGCATGGGTCCGCGGATCTGCATTG GGATAAGATTCGCGCaacttgaaattaaaattctgatatttgaattattgttAAACTTCAAGATCGTTAAATGCCCAAAAACTATGGACCCTGTGGTATTGAAACCAGacacttttaatatacaaccAAAAGATGATTCTATTGTCCGATTTGTGCCCAGATATGATCATTGA